In Rhipicephalus sanguineus isolate Rsan-2018 chromosome 1, BIME_Rsan_1.4, whole genome shotgun sequence, the DNA window cacccacccctgtttacgtttttttttttttcatttgatgatagcaggggcgtagccagaaaattttttcgggggggggggggggggggttcaaccatacttcgcgtatgttcgtgcgtgcgtttgtatgtgtgcgcgtatatatacgcaagcaaaattgaaaaatttcggggggggtttgaaccccccccccccttggctacgcccctgcatgatAGGTCATTTAAAGCTCTACACATTGTGAAAACAGTTGTCCCACATTTCTTATATATGCGAAATTGCGCCGCGGTGCACTGCGGCAATTAAAAGTCGTTGAAGCCTTGAAGATCAATTTCATCGAAGCTATACGCCCTTACGTGATCACCGTCACTTTATTTCGGCAATGAAATGATATACGGGATTCCATGCGCTCATCTCGCTTGGATTTTGATGACGGGCCCGCTACATTCATTCCGTACACACCAGCACGGGAAGCAATTATGCGAGAAGTTTTCACGTGCTAATCAACGAAACGTAACCGTTCGACAACATTACGCCAACGCGTATGATAGCCAGAAGGTTCGCATGAACTCCGGTTTCCGCAGCAAACAATTTGTACGGGGGCCACGTTTACCCCAGGGGCGTAgacaaggggggggttgggggggttcaaacccccccccgaaatttttcagttttgcttgcatatatatgcacgcacacatacaaacgcacgcacgaacatacataaagtatggttgaaccccccccgaaaaaaatttctggctacgcccctggtttacCCCACAAATTCTCCAAAGCGGGGCACGGTCCTGAACTATTCCCATTTActacgaccaggggcgtagccaaggggggggttgggggggttcaaaccccccccgaaatttttcaattttgcttgcgtatatacacacacacatacaaacgcacgcacgaacatacataaagtattgttgaaccccccccgaaaaaaatttctggctacgcccctgactacgACATACGTCAACTCCACAATACAACGTAAACAGTGCACAATGCCGCCATACACCGCAACGCGACGTATGGCGGCATTTACACCGGCGAGATTGGCGACCGCGGAGCTACAAACGGCGACCACGAGGTCGACGAGGTGCCCTTCATCACACATGCGATTACCCGATTACTTGCACTACACCAACTGCACGTGTTTACGTCTGTTCTGTTGCCACGGGCACGTAAAATAGCCTTATGGGTATTCCGACGTCACCCTCATGCGCCGCTGATTGGTTCAGCAGCTTTGAGCATGGAGGAATGGCTTTGAGCAGCGCTGCTTTGAGACACCAGTCGCGGAGCCCGCGGCATATGATCCCGAGGATAGGGTGCCTAGATGCGCGTTTTGTCAGCTTTAGGGTGacgacatctgcggcgtctactgcggcgcggctgccacaTTTGAGCCCACGTCGTCTTATCGGCGTCTCACCGCGCTACGGCGGCTGCGCTGAGAGGCGTGAGACGcagggcaaaaaatggcgtcgcagcggcatcagccccttcaaagaatggcaacaccctttACGGgagggcgcacacatcgaggcacgcTACCGAGGATCGGTCTATGAGCGACTtgcaaaggccagtggagccctggactgaggaccccacccacttgcccagaaacgttatATAAGCAATAAATGTTTTTTACTACTACTTCACCAAAGCAACAAAGTGACCATTCGCGACTGCCGCGCGACCCCTGGCAGTCGCCGGTGAGAACCTTGGTGAGAATGCGACCTATGCGTTTGGTTGGCTTGGTAATGGCGAACGCATGACTGGAAGACAAGAGATGACGTCACGTGTAACGGCCACGCTCATTCAAAACAATGTTCAGCAGTTACGAATAGCGAGAGTTGGAATTGAAAAATAATCAGTGACGAGACAATCTGCAATTCAAATTTCGAATAATTGTACACCCACACTTAAACCAATGGTTCCATTTGCCGATAGAGAACGCGTGTTATCACACATTATTACAAGAAAACTCTGCACTGTACCTGTATCCCTAGCTTCAACAAGCAAGAGTGAAACACCGCCTGAAGGTTTCCAGGTGGCGCGTCCAGCCTGAGCATCGGTGCTCGATCCACTGACTCGCTCAAAGCACCCAGCAAGCTGTTCATCAGACGTGGCTCCATGGCATGCATCATCACAAGTGGAAGCCCAGGCCACATGACCACGAACGACTCCAGGTGATCATGCGACTGGCCCGCCAGGTCTCGAACGAGAAAACAGGCGAAGATGGTGCCGTCGTTAATGTCGCTTTCCATCGTCACATGGAAGCCGTCATGCTGCATCAGCGTGGCCATGCGTGACAACCACTCGTCAAAGCGGACAATAACCGACGCTTTCCGGAAGCGAACGGCAAACCATGGCTGGATACTTATCCGCGACATTAACCAGCAGTACAGCCAAGCAACACAGTGCAAACGTCTCTCGGTTGTCATATCATTTAAAGTGCGGATGATCTCGCTCACTGCATGGCTACCTTCCATGTTCTGCAGATCCGTCAGCGAAGGAATCGCGTAGTCGTCTAGGGAGTGTAGTTGACTCGGAGGAACCAGCTCAAGCTTCGACTTCAAAAGCGTCAAGTCGTTCTGGGTCATTGTTACCTAGATGTGCTACAGAGGGCTTGGTTTCAtcgattttttttcctgttttaggaGCACGTTCGTTACGCCTAACCGTTGGAACCGGCATACGTGGCCACAAAAGAAAGGGAATGTCGATGATGATAGCGTGACCAGAAGCCCTCATAATTTACTACTAAATATAAAGGTATGCGTCTGTCTCTTGAAACTGCAGAAAATAATTTTGTGCTACCGACTAGTTCTTTCATCATTGACTGTGCGATTAAACATAATATAGAAGTAAAAATGAACAGTGCCAGAGGCCCAGCTTTCCTCCCGGGTGGGTGGAAGCCGAATCAGTGTAGTGATCAAAATTCGAACACGCAAGGTTCATTCCGGCAATAAACCTAAATGTCCGACTTAGGCTCTCTACGTGAAGTGTGGAACTTGTTGGGTTTTAAACTTGCACATCGCTGCAAGTAGCAGCGTGTCGCCACGCTTGAGAGATCCCAAACAGAGGTCCAGGGGAAGATagaggcttgaagtgatgaacCATCGGTGAACAGGGAAAGTCCCTGGAGGCAATGTTTCGACTAGGGGACTGTTTTCGTCAGGGCGAAGACAAAGATGGGCCACTTAGCTCCTCTGACGCCGTCCCTCCCGCTCTTAGGGGCCCAGTGCGCGGCTCCTCTTGGGTAAGATCAGCCCCCTGCAGCAGACACAACCAGCCAGCCGACcaacaccatggaggaaggaaaaacaccAGGAAGGAACCTTACGTTACAATCCgaagaaatatgaaggagaaaTGGGCCCCTCTATATGTCCGGCCCTCGTGGTCCGACCACTCCATGCAtatgcgtgtgtgtttgtatgagcacgtgtatatatatatatatatacacacacaaatgTTTTTGTGGAGGGCGatcactaccccccccccttttcccatGTAATTTCCCTGTGTGTGCTCCTGCAGGAGTATGTGCAGGGACACCACGAtgatgtagagttactgtatattatAGTGAACTAGTTCACTATACTGTATATGTTCCCCTTGCATGGAGTCGATGATGATATGAGCGTCCCCTAGAGAGGCGGTCACCTGTGAGCCACCAAGTTCAATCTTTAATGCAGCCTAATGCCTCGCATACGTGAACTGAATATTTTTTAACAGCGTAACTGTTTAGGGTCGACGTTGAACCGTTCCGTTCGTGCGCAAAAACTCGGCGCAGTTTGGTGAGGGctaagaggagagagagaggaggcatAGGAGGGGAGGGAGATCAAGCGAGGCGAGCGAAGGGGTACGGAACACCGCcggtctagagttactgtatatgctgtagcatatacagtaactctacgccggtctgaaggcgcgcgctcgctccagcGAGGAGCAGAGACGCAGGTGATGTGGGCGGAGCCAAGGAGGAGGGGAGCCTATGAGAAGCGCGCTCCCGATACAGGAGTTCGGAGAGCGGCGAAgatgagagggggagagcgcGGGCCGAGCGACAGTTGGGCGGAGCCAAGGAGAGAGAGACGACGGCGCAGTAGTGGCGCAGTGGCGCGGCGCTTTCCGGGGAGCGATAGCTTgtgcattgacgtcactgtgGCTGCCATCCTTGCGAACCAACTGGTTGAGACGCATGGTGAACgcttgctcgaacgcgcggagcaagaaacggtgacatgaggttagttccggtgccccctccaatcctttgtgttcccccttggcgcagctGGCCAACAGAAGAAATCGGGGAGAGCACaccagcgcagagaacctatctgtgacgtcacatgcaagcTATGTATAGATAGCGTGCGGGACATACGATAACTGAAGGGGAAACGctttaccacggccgctacataaaaaaaaaaaaaacaggtgcggcctgctgcgtggcgccgaaacggcgtctggggcctagttctccttgcgcctgctctggcgccaccacaccggtacagctgttcacggagaagcaccTCAACAGTCGCGTTcgtacgcgcgacacttactccaatcaggccgtagataacgcgttttaaatgcggagcagtcgcacctgcggcgccggcggcgccgtccacacccccactgcgcatgctcggctcgtctcgtgccggcagcaagcctctccctccctcctccccctcgaacgcgggcggtgtgtatataagcggcggagcgcgcgttctgaattcagtcaagggcgtcttggctttcgcttgacttgacgctttgcttgactcgagtagatgcgatggaagcaacagcaccttcaatcagcgtcccaccactcgttgaaggcaacgttaccccaccctcactatcgtcggcgtcaacaacagcaagcaacgcagaagacaaggctgcgaagagacgagcatacgacgctgaacgcaagcgtttgaagcgagctgcggacccggaacttcgtgcacgctggagccgttcaagtcgttcttggtgtgcgcatcgtgtaacaattaagcattcccaaaccatacccaattacgcaacattcacgcgatacccccaccactctgcgacgcatttactcgagttccccccgtcggaagatgcgggcgattttttATAGTCGCATATTACAGGCTGAATCGTTATTAGGAGGGCCGATTACctcacatatgtgaacagtttgcccaaggagtaccaatgttttgtagagtgggcctcaatactcttcatgaatgctgcccgtttgactcacctgaaatgaaaagtgtcactgaatCACTGGTCCCGTTAATGGGCTGGcggtcgccgggcagattccaagggctgacgtatcggcccaccAAAATGCACCACGTTAAGCGCGAACAGTTTAAATGTGTGTCCCTTTAGTGCGCCAACGtacgccggttgtggtccgaagaccgaattagagccaagagttgataacaaaaacaaaatgtattctcagttaaggcagtacaagcatcacacaaacgtgcacactcggcaggtatcaattacaactcacaacaccACTTAGACGGtctttaaaacaacgggaacaaacttaccgagctacaaatgcactctcatccattcaaaactatccaagaacacttaacgCCTTGAacattcaccaaacgtgtgcagcccacaattcttccaacgtttctcgaatatttctcttccaggaaacactcaaacgacctccagctctgatcaccgtcattcggcgacactcttcaaaacagtgctcccacggcgtcatcactcgattctcCAATATCGACTGACCCCACTACACCACTCACTCGAACCACATAACTCTTCGTCGACTTCATCACCCTGTCCtgccctccgtcgtctctcgtttggatccttcccattttcgcgaacattccaagtgattgttcggcacgtagcacagcgacagctaggggaaagggattcgtctcgccggttcgtctgcggaaacgGTCGATTCCACTtcgatttcttgaattctcccgatcgcgagacagacggtacgattttccatgcgatgtgccggccgacgaggcggtgggggagagggaatggtggctgtccgatgctatgaaaggtcaccattccggtttccccaccgccgcgtcggacgtcgcatcgcatggaaaatcgtaccatcTGTCTCGGCCTGtcacgacggcgtcttcggtggagagggtgagggcacGCCCTGGGCACCTTTttatgcttgttctttttttctttttttttttccgttgcgcGCGCCCGTTGGAGGGAACAATCGGGCGGTGACTTGATGCTGTCTTCAAGGAGCACTGACAAAaagaattttgcaccttgtttttttttttgttgcaatagatagcttatgatccacttatcacggctgcgaacctcgtttgcgcgagtgcacgacggttatttatttagagcgcccagtcgcagtttccgtttcaaagagcaccgagctataCTACATCCGGAGTATCCGGAGGAagggtaaacacagctggccacgtgaccacgcaaaattgtgacgtaggcgacgcgcgagagcggctgcggcgggcgccgcactctacgccagttcgtctgacgcgggacgcttcgagctgcttgctttttgatccgcgtttttcacgctagaagtgcggacgtcgtccgtgtcgttgccaggcatgatTCGAGCaatcaatagagcgttttagtctgtccggcattaaaaaaggcgtcgcgtaaaaccaaataaagtgtccccaatgTGGCgctaggtcaagtggcgccacctatggaggattagaaacaactaacaaacgcgtaatctatgtcctccgagcattcggaagcgcccattccGACTCGTTAACCCTaaagcatcgattatttgactatggctctcgaaaacggcgctgaatcgggacgaatacattgctgtcgaagcttaaggacatgaatctaaagcaaatggacgcatcagttcggagcttacacgctacagagcgcacggcggccacttgatagattcgaagtggacgacaaccgcttttggcagtgcggccatgtttttcggaggcgcgaatgcctcgccggagaagcttgccgtgcacgttggaccaTAGtctcacggccacctggatcggggcgcgcggcggtgttgctccggccgtcccattcggcgcgcgcccctttgaaaagttgtaattgaggtagttcagacgcgcgccgcgacgcggcgctctcctcctacccccttgtagagttactgtatatgctacagtaactctacaagcatatacagtaactctaacccccttgcgaatgatgccgcgctgaccgcgccgtagacagccgcagatgtgtttggaaaaatgcacactggacatcgtgcacgtggtgactggaatcaaggtacgtatgtaatgttaatcgggctttacacagtgagtgttgttctctgtagcatgttacaatcgagatagagccaagcagcgtacttaagagacttcgtgtggcgcggcgcgttcatgtgccatgaccacggccgctacataagtgccatgacacatatattgtgccgagtacgtgattttccgtgcttctcattctttgttttggcaatcgtttctcccacggccgcctggaccggcgcgcgccatgcttctttctaaaggaaatacattttgtcgtcgtcggcactgcatagctatcttctgcggtcgagcatcacgttgctggaaaacaattgcggtaatgataatgctgtagtcgttttctccttgccgatgataggcaacattttgatatgggcacgtctctttgcattctgaagttcccacgatacgacagtgatgtgaatgcgacgttcttatttaagcgcaggccgcatgtaggcgaatttgaacgcgaaagcgatgagtgacgcttgtcgcctgcgaattagctaagggtcggtcgcgcaatggccactttctctcgttttggtatcgaattgtcgttttaacgcgacagcatgaaagagcccgtttcccaagcaacactttatccttggcaaaatgtcggcctgacgtcgctggccaactgcactgtcgttggctcaaccttggcaaccaatgtagggccggtcttggggattgacattgccctcatgtgggcctgcgtcggcacccgatgtaggcccgtccaccgtggccgacgatgccgagtgcatgccgctcgcgggttgaccaaggcccgacgttacataagcgtcgatttaccgacggccgtaggtcggttgcggacgtttctcgctagtattgctctgcttttttttttcttattttttgtgcgtgttctaacaaaacgcatcaattgtttttctggtgtgttggtgcgtgtcgtatttaatgtgaacgggcagtttatagaggtgtttaactctatctgaattaattacaggcagagtgcacatgtaagacggaaataaacgcctctaacggtctgcactaaataacgtgttaatacgtaacacacaataaaagaaagacgtgaatataagttttctctctttagatgtttcacattgtcataccacattgacttcaggcaagtaatttgttttttagtctgcgttccacgaggttacgcctgttagctgtagctgcgactttttcacaataaaaaaagacgtcaatatacgttttctctctttagatgtttcacattgtcataccacattgacttcaggcaagtaatttgtttttagtctgcgtaccacgaggttacgcctgttagctgtagctgcgagtttttcactcgcttgcctcatttaccgtgtttttcagaaacgtgccgtacggctgcgtgccttactgtaagtcaacaccaagaaagattacgttgcctcgacgccaaagtggcattccttccagcaggtaaagctcgcgcactcaaggccgcagcatcccaagggaaatccgccaacctcctttaagcagcggaaccaaccttcggatcgtttcccctattctggaagcactcagaaaaaaaggggtttttaataaatctcgtgctttccttcgcatgtatactttttactgatatgctgcacttaagaacaccgaaacaattttcttgaaatgtgactcgcgggtgttttcgcttcggtcaccatcatcacgacaaggactggcgcacacacacaaaaaaaataaagaatatagcgatagccgccattcatccttttttgtgctttttgtgagggtgggggaagtgctatgctaactcacggttactctacagcgatatcttgaaggcgccgcaaaccttcccgcatagagcgcaaaggaatggaggggtagtaggcgcgcgccgcggtgcggcgaaaggagcggtcacgcccctttctgcaattacgcctcctccgtccgaatgggacggccggagcaacaccgccgcgcgccccgatccaggtggccgtgataGTCTAAccatagtttcctaaaattaactagagggaactctggcgctgcgggATTTGCCTattcttcgtacttgcgggcttcgaacgcacttgtggctttgtttattgctgtatttTGGTTTTCTTTAGGATAAAATATTGGATCATTTTGAACTTCGTTAAAGGCGTGAAgtacttttgctgaacttcgttttgcgaaaaagcggatgcaggcgacgcgcagccaaacggagccgaaagaacgaagtttaggcaaatccgtgtctAGCCACCATACatggggagagtatttcggccgcgcgttaaaaaagtcacgtggtacacagagctgctccgcgcgcggcggtcgcggttgcctagacgacgaagacgcggccgcggcggcactccgaccgtcgttgggttctgcggcagtgccatgtttcctttggtattacaaagtattcagtgggcattgcgatgaagcagtgactgcatgagctgcacgtcacagcgcacaaatgcaacattcaagggtaaaatttagcacagcttcactgacttggcgtcgcgaagactgatgaaactgcggagctggtgcctttccttggctttggggtgcgttttttactaagtactattttagctgtcgatacagcgatgataatatgacgccgctaaacggtccgtgagctcctgctttggccactcgcaagtcaggatcggattcccttcgttgctgggcggccgacgtctctcttcccgacgagttttgtcgtgcagttgcggcgacacgcctctctcactcgaaactcggggtcggcccgtcatcgttgggcccatatgctctagcgaattcccaccatatttcccgccgcgccgcttcttctcccgaagacagaaccttgttcgtactcgccatactcgtcgccgaacgtcgtaatgctctgcgccgacgttcactcagaatttatacttgcagcaacaacgaattgaaacaatgttagtgctgttaaatcaaggtgtgcggcctagaggtagggggcactcttgtaagctcagtgcgagcagtccggccgcattagaattaacaccacaattaaagcacgatatgcaacacgtacgaactgacggtcggatgtcaacaagcatgcacgctagtaataaacaaagataatgatgtgcgtatatcctggcctctcctaactccatcgcacagtagtcagggaacaccaagcccagctttttactctgccgaaataacataacactaccgcagaaggggagcgcatactatcgatacgatggccggagccaccgcgtctacgcgtctccgtctcgccggtctcgccacggccacctggatcggggcgcgcggcggtgttgctccggccgtcccattcggacggaggaggcgtaattgcagaaaggggcgtgaccgctcctttcgccgcaccgcggcgcgcgcctactacccctccattcctttgcgctctatgcgggaaggtttgcggcgccttgaagatatcgctgtagagtaaccgtgagttagcatagcacttcccccaccctcacaaaaagcacataaaaggatgaatggcggctatcgctatattctttattttttttgtgtgtgtgtgcgcgccagtccttgtcgtgatgatggtgaccgaagcgaaaacacccgcgagtaacatttcaagaaaattgttttggtgttcttaagtgcagcatatcagtaaaaagtatacatgcgaaggaaagcacgagatttattaaaaacctctttttttctgagtgctttcagaataggggaaacgatccgaaggttggttccttaaaggaggttggcggatttcccttgggatgctgcggccttgagtgcgcgagctttacctgctggaaggaatgccactttggcgtcgaggcaacgtaatatttcttggtgttgacttacagtaaggcaggcagcagtacggcacgtttctgaaaaacacggtaaatgaggcaagcgagtgaaaaactcgcagctacagctaagaggcgtaacctcgtggtacgcagactaaaaacaaattacttgcttgaagtcaatgtggtatgacaatgtgaaacatctaaagagagaaaacgtatattcacgtctttttttattgtgaaaaagtcgcagctacagctaacaggcgtaacctcgtggaacgcagactaaaaaacaaattacttgcctgaagtcaatgtggtatgacaatgtgaaacatctaaagagagaaaacgtatattcacgtctttttttattgtgaaaaagtcgcagctacagctaacaggcgtaacctcgtggaacgcagactaaaaaacaaattacttgcctgaagtcaatgtggtatgacaatgtgaaacatctaaagagagaaaacttatatttacgtctttcttttattgtgtgttacgtattaacacgttaattagtgcagaccgttagaggcgtttatttccgtcttacatgtgcactctgcccgtaattaattcagatagagtta includes these proteins:
- the LOC119388358 gene encoding uncharacterized protein LOC119388358, which gives rise to MTQNDLTLLKSKLELVPPSQLHSLDDYAIPSLTDLQNMEGSHAVSEIIRTLNDMTTERRLHCVAWLYCWLMSRISIQPWFAVRFRKASVIVRFDEWLSRMATLMQHDGFHVTMESDINDGTIFACFLVRDLAGQSHDHLESFVVMWPGLPLVMMHAMEPRLMNSLLGALSESVDRAPMLRLDAPPGNLQAVFHSCLLKLGIQLTEGTLEVPSVVMATELPGPPNDEEAMQRCIGEWNAAIAALGDRLQPWVDRRAGNLRAN